Proteins from one Streptosporangium becharense genomic window:
- the recA gene encoding recombinase RecA has translation MASNDREKALETALAQIERQFGKGSIMRLGDETRAPIEVIPTSSIALDVALGIGGFPRGRIVEIYGPESSGKTTVALHAVANAQRAGGIAAFIDAEHALDPEYAQKLGVDTDALLVSQPDTGEQALEIADMLIRSGAVDLLVVDSVAALVPKAEIEGEMGDSHVGLQARLMSQALRKIAGALNSTGTTAIFINQLREKIGVMFGSPETTTGGKALKFYASVRLDIRRIETLKDGTEAVGNRTRVKVVKNKMAPPFRVADFDILYGVGISREGGLIDMGVEHGFVRKSGAWYTYEGDQLGQGKENARNFLRNHPDMANEIEKKIKEKLGIGPRLDNPATPPAAPASAAAPAPAASGRGSKAAAKPGDA, from the coding sequence ATGGCATCCAACGACCGCGAGAAGGCGCTCGAGACCGCGCTCGCTCAGATCGAGCGGCAGTTCGGCAAGGGGTCCATCATGCGCCTGGGCGACGAGACCCGGGCGCCCATCGAGGTGATCCCCACCAGCTCCATCGCGCTCGACGTGGCACTCGGCATCGGCGGGTTCCCGCGGGGCCGCATCGTGGAGATCTACGGCCCCGAGTCCTCGGGTAAGACGACGGTCGCCCTGCACGCCGTGGCCAACGCCCAGCGCGCCGGCGGCATCGCCGCCTTCATCGACGCCGAGCACGCCCTCGACCCGGAGTACGCCCAGAAGCTGGGCGTCGACACCGACGCTCTGCTCGTCTCCCAGCCCGACACCGGTGAGCAGGCGCTGGAGATCGCCGACATGCTGATCCGCTCCGGCGCGGTCGACCTGCTGGTCGTCGACTCGGTCGCGGCCCTCGTGCCCAAGGCCGAGATCGAGGGCGAGATGGGCGACAGCCACGTCGGTCTTCAGGCCCGCCTGATGTCCCAGGCGCTGCGCAAGATCGCCGGTGCGCTCAACAGCACCGGCACCACCGCCATCTTCATCAACCAGCTCCGCGAGAAGATCGGCGTCATGTTCGGCTCGCCCGAGACCACGACCGGTGGAAAGGCGCTGAAGTTCTACGCCTCGGTCCGGCTCGACATCCGCCGCATCGAGACGCTGAAGGACGGCACCGAGGCGGTCGGCAACCGCACCCGGGTCAAGGTCGTCAAGAACAAGATGGCTCCGCCCTTCCGGGTGGCCGACTTCGACATCCTCTACGGGGTCGGCATCTCGCGTGAGGGCGGCCTGATCGACATGGGTGTCGAGCATGGCTTCGTCCGCAAGTCAGGCGCCTGGTACACCTACGAGGGCGACCAGCTCGGCCAGGGCAAGGAGAACGCGCGAAACTTCCTGCGTAACCACCCCGACATGGCCAACGAGATCGAGAAGAAGATCAAGGAGAAGCTCGGCATCGGTCCGCGCCTCGACAACCCCGCGACCCCGCCGGCCGCACCCGCTTCCGCCGCCGCTCCGGCTCCCGCAGCTTCCGGCCGCGGTTCCAAGGCGGCGGCCAAGCCGGGTGACGCCTGA
- a CDS encoding DUF3046 domain-containing protein — MRLSEFWRRMKLHFGDQYAESWARDYVIAELGGRTVVQALADGIGAKEVWQAVCKVTEVSPKLR, encoded by the coding sequence ATGCGCCTGTCCGAGTTCTGGAGACGGATGAAACTGCACTTCGGTGACCAGTACGCCGAGTCGTGGGCCCGTGACTACGTCATCGCCGAACTCGGGGGCCGGACGGTCGTCCAGGCCCTGGCCGACGGGATCGGGGCCAAGGAGGTCTGGCAGGCCGTGTGCAAGGTGACCGAGGTCTCCCCCAAGCTGCGCTGA
- a CDS encoding VOC family protein, whose translation MSIDYPAIEATRERIRAQHLREHRPPSSARGLHHFALISSDVEATIAFYQDLLEFPLTEIFENRDYRGSNHFFFDIGNGNLLAFFDFPGLDLGPYKEILGGLHHVAISVDPSTWERLRGKLEAAGVPHQVESGASIYFADPDGARLELLADPLGEMYGSHVI comes from the coding sequence ATGAGCATCGACTATCCGGCCATCGAGGCGACACGCGAGCGGATCAGGGCCCAGCACCTCAGGGAGCATCGGCCGCCCAGCAGCGCCAGAGGGCTGCACCATTTCGCGCTGATCTCCTCGGACGTCGAGGCCACGATCGCCTTCTACCAGGACCTGTTGGAGTTCCCCCTCACGGAGATCTTCGAGAACCGTGACTACCGCGGCTCGAACCACTTCTTCTTCGACATCGGCAACGGGAACCTGCTGGCCTTCTTCGACTTCCCCGGCCTGGACCTCGGCCCCTACAAGGAGATCCTCGGCGGGCTCCATCACGTCGCCATCTCCGTCGACCCGTCCACCTGGGAGCGCCTGCGCGGCAAACTGGAGGCCGCCGGCGTACCCCACCAGGTCGAGAGCGGCGCCTCCATCTACTTCGCCGATCCCGACGGCGCCCGTCTCGAACTGCTCGCCGATCCCCTCGGCGAGATGTACGGATCCCACGTCATCTGA
- a CDS encoding Lhr family helicase has protein sequence MEETTNTDGALDHFTSVTREWFTGAFAAPTAAQEGAWASIARGDNTLVVAPTGSGKTLAAFLWSLDRLAADHVERAHTGGGTGEGGTGGGGTGGDGAGDGGAHRGAAGRAEGAGRRPRAKDDRPTRLCRVLYVSPLKALAVDIERNLRAPLAGVKQTARRLGLPVPEITVAIRSGDTSPEERRRFATRPSDILITTPESLFLLLTSQAREALREVETVIVDEVHAVAATKRGAHLALSLERLDALLERPAQRIGLSATVRPVSEVAAFLGGSRPAVVVQPPAEKTIEVDIVVPIEDMTELDAPVPSPSPADVPDEDRWLIEPPARRSIWPHVEERLFDLIGGHRSTIVFANSRRLAERLCTRLNELAWERRSPGTGQTDVDAGAGARGRAPEGGSSGRSTGVGQAAEGAAEAEGGPVHWAGGFPVPPASTATPAEMMAQAGAAKGVVPEIVRAHHGSVSKEERAQIEEALKSGRLPAVVATSSLELGIDMGAVDLVACVGAPPSVASGLQRIGRAGHQVGAVSRGVIFPKYRGDLVQTAVVAERMRTGEIEDLRYPRNPLDVLAQQIVAMTALDEWTVDELETVVRRAAPYRTLPRSALEATLDMLAGRYPSEEFAELRPRIVWDRVTGTLQGRPGAQRLAVTNGGTIPDRGLFGVFLVGEKASRVGELDEEMVYESRVGDVFVLGATSWRIEDITADRVLVTPAPGQPGKLPFWHGDTAGRPAELGKAIGAFLRDMSAAGAGTGALDRVRAAGLDDFAAANLLSYLAEQRQATGYVPDDRTLLVERFHDELGDWRVVVHSPYGARVHAPWSLAIGRRLRERYGVDVQAVHSDDGIVLRIPDTLSDPPSDVAVFDADEIEQIVTEELGGSALFAARFRECAGRSLLLPRRTPGKRTPLWQQRQRASHLLAVAGRYGSFPVVLETMRECLQDVFDVPGLVRLMRDISARRVRLVEVETSQASPFAASLLFDYVGAFMYEGDAPLAERRAQALALDTTLLAELLGQADLRELLDPDVIADTDRELARLDRPLRDAEDLADLLRSHGPLLADDVSVRGGDPAWLAALEESRRAIRVRVAGQEQWAAIEDAARLRDALGVPLPVGVPHVFLEPVDDPLGDLLARHARTRAPFPANTAAARFGLGPAVVADALRRLAASGRVVSGEFRPGGRGEEWCDAGVLRMLRRRSLARLRKEVEPVSPETLAAFTPAWHGISGSPQRGRPPVDALVSAIEQLQGAAVPASALETLVLPSRVSGYDPSLLDELTSSGEVVWAGQGSLPGGDGWVALYFAETAPLLMPEPGAVTMTPVHEAVLEALGGGGALFFRELAVRAGSVLDDRVLVAAVWDLVWSGRITGDTLAPLRAVLGTGRPAHRPAATRRRRAVLPTRSGPPTVGGRWWLLPSPADDATQRAHAQAEVLLERHGVVTKGAVVAERLAGGFAAVYPVLRAFEESGRCRRGYFVDGLGGAQFALPGAVDRMRAASAPPGNAAPTAGPEARTPAADPWSRTPTTTPWSGTSETYPGKTAPEAEADPRRGASPDDSWDTAPGTGSWDAAMGAAGPWSPRRPVADARRAVVLAAADPANPYGAALPWPAHPGDVSHKPGRKAGALVVLVDGHLALYVERGGKTLLSFADDDRLRPAVDALALAVRDGALGKLTVERADGTAINDSPLAAALEAAGFHPTPRGLRLRA, from the coding sequence ATGGAGGAGACCACCAACACGGACGGGGCGCTCGACCATTTCACCTCGGTGACCAGGGAATGGTTCACCGGGGCGTTCGCCGCCCCCACCGCCGCCCAGGAGGGTGCGTGGGCGTCGATCGCCCGGGGCGACAACACACTGGTGGTCGCGCCGACCGGATCGGGCAAGACGCTGGCCGCCTTCCTGTGGTCGCTCGACCGGCTCGCGGCCGATCACGTCGAGAGGGCTCATACCGGTGGCGGCACCGGTGAGGGCGGCACGGGCGGCGGTGGCACCGGGGGTGACGGCGCGGGTGACGGCGGCGCGCATCGCGGTGCGGCCGGGCGGGCGGAAGGCGCCGGGCGGCGCCCACGCGCGAAGGACGACCGGCCCACGAGGCTGTGCCGTGTCCTATATGTGTCGCCGCTCAAGGCCCTGGCCGTCGACATCGAGCGCAACCTCCGGGCGCCCCTGGCGGGGGTGAAGCAGACCGCGCGGCGGCTCGGGCTCCCGGTGCCGGAGATAACGGTGGCGATCCGGTCGGGTGACACCTCGCCCGAGGAGCGACGCCGGTTCGCGACCAGGCCGTCCGACATCCTGATCACCACCCCCGAGTCGTTGTTCCTGCTGCTGACGAGCCAGGCCCGTGAGGCGCTGCGTGAGGTGGAGACCGTCATCGTCGACGAGGTGCACGCGGTGGCGGCCACCAAGCGCGGCGCGCATCTGGCCCTCAGCCTGGAGCGGCTCGACGCTCTGCTGGAGCGGCCCGCCCAGCGGATCGGCCTGTCGGCCACCGTGCGCCCGGTCAGCGAGGTGGCCGCCTTCCTCGGCGGATCGCGACCGGCGGTGGTGGTTCAGCCGCCCGCGGAGAAGACCATCGAGGTCGACATCGTCGTGCCGATCGAGGACATGACCGAGCTCGACGCCCCCGTTCCCTCCCCTTCGCCCGCCGACGTGCCCGACGAAGACCGGTGGCTGATCGAGCCTCCGGCGAGGCGCTCGATCTGGCCGCACGTCGAGGAGCGGCTCTTCGACCTGATCGGCGGTCACCGGTCGACGATCGTGTTCGCCAACTCGCGGCGGCTGGCCGAACGGCTGTGCACTCGCCTCAACGAGCTGGCCTGGGAGCGCCGGTCCCCCGGCACCGGGCAGACCGACGTCGACGCGGGGGCCGGAGCACGGGGGCGGGCCCCGGAGGGCGGTTCGTCCGGCCGCTCCACGGGAGTCGGGCAGGCCGCCGAGGGTGCCGCGGAGGCGGAGGGCGGGCCGGTGCACTGGGCGGGCGGGTTCCCCGTCCCGCCCGCCTCGACCGCGACCCCGGCGGAGATGATGGCTCAGGCCGGAGCCGCCAAGGGGGTGGTCCCGGAGATCGTGCGGGCCCACCACGGCTCGGTCTCGAAGGAGGAGCGCGCTCAGATCGAGGAGGCGCTGAAGTCGGGGCGGTTGCCCGCCGTGGTCGCCACCTCCAGCCTGGAGCTCGGCATCGACATGGGCGCGGTCGACCTGGTCGCCTGCGTGGGGGCACCGCCGAGTGTGGCGAGCGGTCTGCAACGCATCGGCCGGGCCGGGCACCAGGTGGGGGCGGTCTCCCGGGGCGTGATCTTTCCCAAGTACCGCGGTGACCTGGTTCAGACCGCCGTGGTGGCCGAGCGGATGAGAACCGGTGAAATCGAGGATCTGCGGTATCCACGCAACCCGCTCGACGTACTCGCCCAGCAGATCGTGGCGATGACAGCGCTGGACGAATGGACGGTCGACGAGCTGGAGACCGTTGTGCGCCGCGCCGCCCCTTATCGGACGCTGCCCAGGAGCGCGCTGGAGGCGACGCTCGACATGCTCGCCGGGCGATACCCGAGCGAGGAGTTCGCCGAGCTGCGGCCCCGTATCGTCTGGGACCGGGTCACCGGCACCCTGCAGGGCCGTCCCGGCGCGCAGCGACTGGCGGTGACCAACGGCGGCACGATCCCCGACCGTGGGCTCTTCGGAGTCTTCCTGGTCGGCGAGAAGGCGTCCCGGGTCGGTGAGCTGGACGAGGAGATGGTCTACGAGTCGCGGGTGGGGGACGTCTTCGTGCTGGGCGCGACCTCCTGGCGGATCGAGGACATCACCGCCGACCGGGTCCTGGTCACGCCCGCCCCGGGACAGCCGGGCAAGCTTCCCTTCTGGCACGGCGACACCGCGGGCCGTCCCGCGGAGCTGGGCAAGGCCATCGGCGCGTTCCTGCGCGACATGTCGGCGGCGGGTGCGGGCACCGGGGCCCTGGACCGGGTCAGGGCGGCCGGGCTGGACGACTTCGCCGCCGCCAACCTGCTTTCCTACCTGGCCGAGCAGCGCCAGGCCACCGGATACGTGCCGGACGACAGGACGCTGCTGGTCGAGCGTTTCCACGACGAGCTGGGCGACTGGCGGGTCGTGGTCCATTCCCCGTACGGGGCACGGGTGCACGCACCGTGGTCGCTGGCGATCGGACGGCGGCTGCGGGAGCGCTACGGCGTCGACGTGCAGGCCGTCCACTCCGATGACGGGATCGTGCTGCGCATCCCCGACACCCTCTCCGATCCCCCGTCCGACGTGGCGGTCTTCGACGCGGACGAGATCGAGCAGATCGTCACCGAGGAGCTCGGCGGCTCGGCGCTGTTCGCGGCGCGGTTCCGGGAGTGCGCCGGGCGGTCCCTGCTGCTGCCGCGCCGCACGCCGGGCAAGCGGACTCCGCTCTGGCAGCAGCGGCAGCGGGCCTCGCACCTGCTGGCCGTCGCCGGGCGCTATGGGTCGTTTCCGGTGGTGCTGGAGACGATGCGCGAGTGCCTGCAGGACGTCTTCGACGTGCCGGGGCTGGTCCGGCTCATGCGGGACATCTCTGCGCGGCGAGTCAGGCTGGTGGAGGTTGAGACCTCCCAGGCGTCGCCGTTCGCGGCGTCGCTGCTGTTCGACTACGTCGGCGCTTTCATGTACGAGGGAGACGCCCCGCTGGCGGAGCGGCGCGCTCAGGCGCTCGCCCTCGACACGACCCTGCTGGCCGAGTTGCTGGGCCAGGCCGACCTGCGCGAACTGCTCGACCCCGACGTGATCGCCGACACCGACCGCGAGCTGGCCAGGCTCGACCGGCCGTTGCGCGACGCCGAGGATCTGGCCGACCTGCTCCGCTCGCACGGCCCGCTGCTCGCCGACGATGTGAGCGTCCGCGGGGGTGACCCGGCGTGGCTCGCCGCGCTGGAGGAGTCCCGGCGGGCGATCCGGGTTCGGGTGGCCGGGCAGGAGCAATGGGCGGCGATCGAGGACGCCGCCCGGTTGCGCGACGCGCTGGGCGTGCCGCTGCCCGTGGGGGTGCCGCACGTTTTCCTGGAGCCGGTCGACGATCCGCTGGGCGACCTGCTCGCCCGGCACGCCCGCACCCGCGCCCCCTTCCCGGCGAACACCGCCGCGGCCCGTTTCGGCCTCGGCCCGGCGGTCGTCGCCGACGCGCTGCGCCGCCTGGCCGCCTCGGGGCGGGTGGTGAGCGGAGAATTCCGGCCCGGTGGCCGGGGCGAGGAGTGGTGCGACGCCGGGGTGTTGCGGATGCTCCGTCGCAGGTCGCTGGCGAGACTCCGCAAGGAGGTGGAGCCGGTCTCGCCGGAGACCCTTGCGGCCTTCACACCCGCCTGGCACGGCATCAGCGGCTCCCCGCAGCGAGGCAGGCCGCCGGTCGACGCTCTGGTGTCCGCGATCGAGCAGTTGCAGGGGGCGGCGGTGCCCGCCTCCGCGCTGGAGACCCTGGTGCTGCCCTCGCGGGTGTCCGGCTACGACCCCTCACTGCTGGACGAGCTGACCTCCTCCGGCGAGGTGGTCTGGGCCGGGCAGGGGTCACTGCCGGGCGGTGACGGCTGGGTGGCGCTCTACTTCGCCGAGACCGCGCCGCTGCTGATGCCCGAACCGGGTGCCGTCACCATGACGCCGGTGCACGAGGCGGTGCTGGAGGCCCTTGGCGGCGGGGGTGCGCTGTTCTTCCGGGAACTGGCCGTCCGGGCCGGTTCGGTACTGGACGACAGGGTGCTGGTCGCCGCGGTGTGGGATCTGGTGTGGTCAGGGAGGATCACCGGTGACACGCTGGCGCCACTGCGGGCGGTGCTCGGCACGGGACGCCCCGCGCACCGTCCCGCCGCCACGCGCAGACGGCGGGCGGTGCTGCCGACCAGAAGCGGACCGCCGACGGTCGGCGGACGCTGGTGGTTGCTGCCCAGCCCGGCGGACGACGCGACCCAGCGGGCACACGCTCAGGCGGAGGTGCTGCTGGAACGGCACGGCGTGGTGACCAAGGGCGCGGTCGTCGCCGAACGGCTGGCGGGTGGGTTCGCCGCGGTCTACCCGGTGCTGCGTGCCTTCGAAGAGAGCGGCCGATGCCGCAGGGGCTACTTCGTCGACGGGCTGGGGGGTGCCCAGTTCGCCCTACCGGGTGCCGTCGACCGGATGCGCGCCGCCTCCGCCCCGCCCGGGAACGCGGCACCGACGGCCGGCCCGGAGGCCAGGACACCGGCGGCCGACCCATGGAGCCGGACACCCACGACCACCCCGTGGAGCGGGACGTCGGAGACCTACCCGGGGAAGACGGCGCCGGAAGCGGAAGCCGATCCGCGGCGCGGGGCGTCGCCGGACGATTCGTGGGATACGGCGCCGGGGACCGGTTCATGGGACGCGGCCATGGGAGCCGCCGGTCCGTGGAGCCCACGGCGGCCGGTCGCAGACGCGAGGCGGGCGGTGGTGCTGGCGGCGGCCGACCCGGCCAACCCGTATGGCGCGGCCCTGCCGTGGCCCGCCCATCCGGGTGACGTGTCGCACAAGCCGGGCCGGAAGGCGGGCGCCCTGGTGGTGCTGGTCGACGGGCACCTGGCGCTCTACGTCGAACGTGGTGGCAAGACCCTGCTGTCCTTCGCCGACGACGACCGTCTCCGGCCCGCCGTCGACGCCCTGGCGCTGGCTGTGCGCGACGGCGCTCTGGGCAAGCTGACCGTGGAGCGGGCCGACGGCACCGCCATCAACGACTCACCCCTGGCCGCTGCTCTGGAGGCCGCCGGGTTCCATCCGACCCCGCGGGGCCTGCGTCTGCGCGCCTGA
- a CDS encoding alpha/beta fold hydrolase: MIFAHGFGCDQNMWRLVTPAFTDEYKIVLFDYVGAGNSVVSAYSPEHYSSLEGYVQDVIDICEELDLTGAVFVGHSVSAMVGALASIREPHRFDQLVLVGPSPCYIDDGDYVGGFSTADIEELMESLDSNYLGWSSAMAPVIMGNADRPELGDELTNSFCRTDPEIARRFARVTFLSDCRADLPKVPVRSLILQCSDDVIAPVEVGEYVHRAIPDSELVRLRATGHCPNLSAPEETVTAIKAFL, translated from the coding sequence ATGATCTTCGCCCACGGGTTCGGCTGTGACCAGAACATGTGGCGCCTGGTGACCCCCGCCTTCACGGACGAATACAAGATCGTCCTGTTCGACTACGTCGGAGCCGGAAACTCCGTCGTCTCCGCCTACTCCCCCGAGCATTACTCCTCCCTTGAGGGCTACGTCCAGGATGTCATCGACATCTGCGAGGAACTGGATCTGACCGGCGCTGTCTTCGTCGGGCATTCGGTCAGCGCGATGGTCGGCGCACTGGCCTCCATCCGGGAGCCGCACAGGTTCGACCAACTGGTGCTCGTGGGCCCGTCACCGTGCTACATCGACGACGGTGACTACGTCGGCGGCTTCAGCACCGCCGACATCGAGGAACTCATGGAGTCACTCGACAGCAACTACCTGGGGTGGTCGAGCGCGATGGCTCCGGTGATCATGGGGAACGCGGACCGCCCGGAGCTGGGGGACGAGCTGACCAACAGCTTCTGCCGCACCGACCCGGAGATCGCCAGGCGGTTCGCCAGGGTGACGTTCCTGTCCGACTGCCGGGCGGACCTCCCCAAGGTCCCGGTGCGCTCACTGATCCTGCAGTGCTCCGACGACGTGATCGCCCCGGTGGAGGTGGGTGAGTACGTCCACCGGGCGATCCCCGACAGCGAGCTGGTGCGGCTGCGAGCGACCGGCCACTGCCCCAACCTGAGCGCCCCGGAGGAGACCGTCACCGCGATCAAGGCGTTCCTGTAA
- a CDS encoding PP2C family protein-serine/threonine phosphatase yields the protein MTGRDEAGMAEDDFEELYEDAPCGYLSTRVDGTIIRANRTILTLTGYSREELVGRARIHDLLPIGDRIFYETHFAPLLAMQAVVREVAIDLRCANGTRLPVLLNAVTKERTPHRPELVRICVFAATDRREYERELLRARQRAEQSEAKARELAQTLQKSFIPPALPRIPGMDVAGMYRPAGRGDEVGGDFYDMHETEGGWALAIGDVCGKGVEAAVVTSLARYALRAAPLREDSPAAILTSLNQVLLREKAGRFLTAAYAQISHDAQNHFHLTLSLGGHPSPVHISGDGLGRIGRPGTLLGILKKVSLTDIDIDLLPEDVIVFYTDGVVEARGDDGMFGEGRMQDVLVAARSGNAASIAARLMDEILTFQSGLPNDDIAILVLKVGDRPTSPVTAAPS from the coding sequence ATGACCGGGCGTGATGAGGCGGGCATGGCCGAGGACGACTTCGAGGAGCTGTACGAGGACGCGCCGTGCGGCTACCTCTCCACGCGGGTCGACGGGACGATCATCCGGGCCAACCGCACGATACTCACCCTGACCGGTTACTCCAGGGAGGAACTGGTCGGCCGGGCCCGGATCCACGACCTGCTGCCGATCGGCGACCGGATCTTCTACGAGACGCACTTCGCTCCGCTCCTGGCCATGCAGGCGGTGGTCCGGGAGGTCGCGATCGACCTGAGGTGCGCGAACGGGACCAGGCTGCCGGTGCTGCTCAACGCGGTGACGAAGGAAAGGACGCCGCACCGGCCGGAGCTGGTCCGGATCTGCGTGTTCGCCGCGACCGATCGCCGGGAGTACGAACGTGAGCTGCTGCGCGCACGGCAGCGGGCCGAGCAGTCCGAGGCGAAGGCGCGTGAGCTCGCCCAGACCCTGCAGAAGAGTTTCATCCCACCGGCGCTGCCCCGCATCCCCGGGATGGACGTCGCCGGGATGTACCGGCCCGCCGGCCGGGGCGACGAGGTCGGCGGCGACTTCTACGACATGCACGAGACCGAGGGCGGCTGGGCACTGGCCATCGGGGACGTATGCGGCAAGGGGGTGGAGGCGGCCGTGGTGACCAGCCTGGCCCGTTACGCCCTACGCGCCGCACCCCTCCGGGAGGACAGCCCCGCGGCGATCCTCACCAGCCTGAACCAGGTGCTGCTGAGAGAGAAGGCGGGCCGGTTCCTGACGGCGGCGTACGCACAGATCTCCCACGACGCGCAGAACCACTTCCACCTCACCCTCTCCCTGGGCGGTCATCCCTCCCCCGTGCACATCTCCGGGGACGGGCTGGGCAGGATCGGCCGTCCCGGAACCCTGCTGGGCATCCTGAAGAAGGTCAGCCTGACCGACATCGACATCGACCTCCTCCCGGAGGACGTCATCGTCTTCTACACCGACGGTGTCGTCGAAGCGCGGGGCGACGACGGGATGTTCGGTGAGGGCAGGATGCAGGACGTGCTGGTCGCCGCCAGAAGCGGGAACGCGGCGAGCATCGCCGCCCGGTTGATGGACGAGATACTGACGTTCCAGTCCGGCCTGCCCAACGACGACATCGCCATCCTGGTGCTCAAGGTCGGAGACAGGCCGACCTCGCCGGTCACCGCGGCCCCGTCCTGA
- a CDS encoding M15 family metallopeptidase: MRDIVLISDPRVVSIPVEESGEPLIDVRGRLRTDGRLADPEGAFAHLRQGLLARLEQAQEHLPDGYRLLVVEGYRPVTTQQRIFDEYSAELAALYPDMPPDELRAAASRYVSPVEVAPHTAGAAVDLTLCAEDGSELDMGTPVNATPEQSDGACYTDAPGLSAEARHHRKLLGVALEAAGLVNYPTEWWHWSYGDRYWAMTVGASGALYGPVTR, from the coding sequence ATGCGCGACATCGTTCTGATCTCCGACCCCCGGGTCGTCTCGATCCCCGTCGAGGAGTCCGGTGAGCCGTTGATCGACGTGCGGGGGCGGCTGCGTACGGACGGCCGGCTGGCCGATCCAGAGGGGGCGTTCGCCCACCTGCGGCAGGGCCTGCTCGCCCGGCTGGAGCAGGCGCAGGAGCACCTTCCCGACGGCTACCGGCTGCTGGTCGTGGAGGGGTACCGGCCGGTGACGACGCAGCAGCGGATCTTCGACGAGTACTCGGCGGAGCTGGCGGCGCTGTATCCGGACATGCCGCCCGACGAGCTCCGTGCGGCGGCGAGCCGCTACGTCTCGCCCGTCGAAGTCGCCCCGCACACCGCGGGCGCGGCGGTCGACCTGACCCTGTGCGCCGAAGACGGGTCCGAGCTCGACATGGGTACCCCCGTCAACGCCACCCCCGAGCAGAGCGACGGCGCCTGCTACACCGACGCCCCCGGTCTGTCAGCCGAAGCACGCCACCACCGCAAGCTGCTCGGCGTCGCCCTGGAGGCGGCCGGTCTGGTCAACTACCCCACCGAGTGGTGGCACTGGTCATACGGCGACCGCTACTGGGCCATGACCGTCGGGGCCTCCGGCGCGCTCTACGGCCCGGTCACCCGCTGA
- a CDS encoding ROK family transcriptional regulator: MSRRPGTPRLLRQLNDRAALELLLSVGPLTRSELGERTGLSKVTAGQLLARLQERGLVTVVGEQAGGRGPNAALYAVVPSCAYVAGLDVLPDRIAAGVADITGEIVAEVAVDPSGHDDPVRLVRSAVRKACASAGIGADRLRAFVIGTRGVVDPGTGDVRFSFDLPSWHAGVLAQLRRDLDIPVTIENDVNLAALAERAHGAARDADDFVLLWAGVGQGLGVMLGGRLHRGATGGAGEIGWLPVPGEPLPTQVNEPQSGSFQRLVGGDAVTGLAHAHGIVPALAAAPAPAGGLSAPALAAGSGSVGDYVRMAVDGGADAFLEELAGRLAVGVAAVAVVLDPGLIVLSGDVGRAGGEALAVRVEEAVARVCPSRPSVVITEVRGNPVLRGALVSALQQAREQVFSDTV, translated from the coding sequence GTGTCCAGACGTCCGGGGACGCCTCGGCTGCTGCGTCAGCTCAACGACCGTGCGGCGCTGGAGCTCCTGCTGTCCGTCGGTCCGCTCACCCGGTCCGAGCTGGGCGAACGCACCGGTCTGTCCAAGGTGACCGCGGGACAGCTCCTCGCCCGCCTTCAGGAACGCGGCCTCGTCACGGTGGTCGGCGAACAGGCGGGCGGACGGGGACCGAACGCGGCCCTCTACGCCGTCGTGCCGTCGTGCGCGTACGTGGCGGGCCTCGACGTGCTCCCCGACCGGATCGCCGCGGGCGTCGCCGACATCACCGGTGAGATCGTCGCCGAGGTCGCGGTCGACCCGAGCGGCCACGACGACCCGGTACGGCTCGTGCGAAGCGCGGTGCGCAAGGCGTGCGCGTCGGCGGGCATCGGCGCCGACCGGCTGCGCGCCTTCGTGATCGGCACCCGTGGCGTCGTCGACCCCGGCACCGGTGACGTCCGCTTCTCCTTCGACCTGCCCTCCTGGCACGCGGGCGTGCTCGCCCAGCTCCGCCGGGACCTGGACATCCCCGTGACGATCGAGAACGACGTCAACCTCGCCGCCCTGGCCGAACGCGCGCACGGCGCCGCCCGGGACGCGGACGACTTCGTACTCCTGTGGGCCGGAGTGGGGCAGGGCCTCGGCGTCATGCTGGGCGGCCGGCTGCACCGCGGCGCCACCGGCGGCGCCGGTGAGATCGGCTGGCTCCCGGTCCCCGGCGAACCGCTCCCGACCCAGGTGAACGAACCCCAGTCGGGGTCGTTCCAGCGTCTCGTCGGCGGCGACGCGGTGACCGGCCTGGCGCACGCCCACGGCATCGTCCCCGCCCTGGCCGCGGCTCCCGCCCCCGCGGGCGGCCTGTCCGCGCCGGCCCTGGCCGCCGGCTCCGGCTCGGTGGGTGACTACGTCCGCATGGCGGTGGACGGGGGAGCCGACGCGTTCCTGGAGGAACTGGCCGGGCGGCTGGCCGTCGGGGTCGCGGCCGTCGCCGTGGTGCTCGACCCCGGGTTGATCGTGCTCAGCGGCGACGTCGGCCGGGCCGGGGGAGAGGCGCTCGCCGTCAGAGTGGAGGAGGCCGTGGCCCGGGTCTGCCCGAGCCGTCCCAGCGTTGTGATCACCGAGGTCCGGGGCAATCCCGTGCTGCGTGGCGCCCTGGTCTCGGCCCTGCAGCAGGCACGGGAACAGGTGTTCTCCGACACGGTGTGA